One genomic region from Haloprofundus salinisoli encodes:
- a CDS encoding DUF7314 family protein, whose product MADEFMKGLTIATAGGLGWMVLAGWYRTSSFESAAQLVEPVTVEGPDLFNGIAIALMDVLLWFAILGAFTFWVLIPLGRELRASYSERRSQ is encoded by the coding sequence ATGGCTGACGAGTTCATGAAGGGGTTGACCATCGCCACCGCCGGCGGACTCGGTTGGATGGTGCTGGCGGGCTGGTACCGCACGAGCAGTTTCGAGAGCGCCGCGCAGTTGGTCGAACCCGTGACCGTCGAGGGACCCGACCTGTTCAACGGCATCGCCATCGCGCTGATGGACGTGCTGCTCTGGTTTGCGATCCTCGGCGCGTTCACGTTCTGGGTGCTCATCCCGCTCGGCCGCGAACTCCGCGCGTCCTACAGCGAGCGCCGCTCGCAGTAG
- a CDS encoding DUF7313 family protein, giving the protein MQPLQFIVPLDGLEAIAPALPAVILVLVLANMATRFLGHRAHARQARDDEEITRYTPHSLTSVALVVASFLFLIVEPHGGMVMSVLVVGMFLTDFFEFEARQVEARNGMPVERPKGGLAASVLVLLYAAFQSLFFLVADIWTQIV; this is encoded by the coding sequence ATGCAACCGCTGCAGTTCATCGTGCCGCTCGACGGCCTCGAGGCAATCGCCCCGGCGCTGCCCGCCGTCATCCTAGTGCTCGTGCTGGCAAACATGGCGACGCGCTTCCTCGGCCACCGCGCGCACGCCCGCCAAGCCCGTGACGACGAGGAGATTACCCGGTACACGCCGCACTCGCTGACGAGCGTCGCGCTCGTCGTCGCGTCGTTCCTCTTTCTCATCGTCGAACCGCACGGCGGGATGGTGATGTCGGTGCTCGTCGTCGGGATGTTCCTCACGGACTTCTTCGAGTTCGAGGCCCGGCAGGTCGAAGCGCGCAACGGAATGCCCGTCGAGCGGCCGAAGGGCGGTCTCGCGGCGTCGGTGCTCGTGCTCCTGTACGCGGCGTTCCAGAGTCTCTTCTTCCTCGTCGCCGACATCTGGACGCAGATCGTCTGA
- a CDS encoding ATP-NAD kinase, with amino-acid sequence MSGARDDAEMAVSLRGDDDGRVERALRAAEFALTDPEEASFVVAVGERAVVDAVRERPNGLILPVGIGGRHSVSPSALDDAFAALAEDDRRTVDHPTVDHPLLSVAVGDEPVADAVFDAMLVTNEPARISEYAVRTGDDALDAFRADGVVVATPLGSSGYAHAAGGPIVTPGTGVGVVPVSPFSTRWDTWVVDGDVSLSVERDEGAVSLVVDGERTTAVDPHVPVRVEPTAEVTLLRPPASE; translated from the coding sequence ATGAGTGGAGCGCGCGACGACGCGGAGATGGCGGTTTCGCTTCGCGGCGACGACGACGGCCGAGTCGAGCGCGCGCTTCGCGCCGCCGAGTTCGCGCTCACCGACCCCGAGGAGGCGTCGTTCGTCGTCGCCGTCGGCGAACGCGCCGTCGTCGACGCCGTCCGCGAGCGCCCGAACGGTCTGATTCTCCCCGTCGGCATCGGCGGGCGACACTCGGTGTCGCCGTCGGCACTCGACGACGCGTTCGCCGCGCTCGCCGAGGACGACCGCCGGACCGTCGACCACCCGACCGTCGACCACCCGCTGCTGTCGGTCGCCGTCGGCGACGAACCCGTGGCCGACGCCGTCTTCGACGCGATGCTCGTCACGAACGAACCGGCGCGCATCTCCGAGTACGCCGTCCGAACCGGCGACGACGCCCTCGACGCGTTTCGGGCCGACGGCGTCGTCGTCGCGACGCCGCTCGGAAGCTCCGGCTACGCGCACGCGGCGGGCGGGCCGATAGTCACCCCCGGCACGGGCGTCGGCGTCGTCCCCGTTTCGCCGTTTTCGACGCGCTGGGACACCTGGGTCGTCGACGGCGACGTGTCGCTGTCGGTCGAGCGCGACGAGGGGGCCGTCTCGCTCGTCGTCGACGGCGAGCGGACGACGGCCGTCGACCCGCACGTGCCCGTCCGCGTCGAACCCACCGCCGAAGTGACGCTGCTTCGCCCGCCCGCGTCGGAGTGA
- a CDS encoding M28 family peptidase produces MEETDWIGETFTSDTGWDHLETLVDIGNRMAGTAGEREAMERTRDALSDVGARDARIDEFEIQGWVRGDSAIEAGDTTQDCIALPRSPADAATGDLVDLGYGLPEEFDANLDGKVVMVSSTVPDHYDRFIHRREKYYYAVEAGAAAFVFRNHVEGCLPPTGSVGTPDAPIGDIPAVGVSAEVGARLARRFEGDTVSVSVDCDTPDATSGNVHALVGPQSGDEILVTSHLDAHDIAEGAADNGTGTAMVVELARILADREDELDTRIRFVAFGAEEVGLVGSAHKAEQADFESIKAIVNFDGVANGRTLRFHTHDFDELETAAEGVGDRFGHPVSVVPEQLPHSDHWPFVQWGVPGYMVGSETQGRGRGWGHTYADTLDKLEARTFREQAVLLAELAVDLADEETEIAHKAPEEIAERIEAEDYAPGMKITGDWPY; encoded by the coding sequence ATGGAAGAGACTGACTGGATCGGCGAAACGTTCACGAGCGACACCGGGTGGGACCACCTCGAAACGCTCGTCGACATCGGCAATCGGATGGCTGGAACGGCGGGCGAACGCGAGGCGATGGAGCGAACGCGGGACGCACTGAGCGACGTCGGCGCGCGCGACGCCCGCATCGACGAGTTCGAGATTCAAGGTTGGGTCCGCGGCGACAGCGCAATCGAAGCGGGCGACACTACCCAAGACTGCATCGCGCTGCCGCGAAGCCCCGCCGACGCCGCGACGGGCGACCTCGTCGACCTCGGCTACGGCCTCCCCGAGGAGTTCGACGCCAACCTCGACGGCAAGGTCGTGATGGTCTCCTCGACGGTGCCCGACCACTACGACCGCTTCATCCACCGCCGCGAGAAGTACTACTACGCCGTCGAGGCGGGCGCGGCCGCGTTCGTCTTCAGAAACCACGTCGAAGGCTGTCTCCCGCCGACCGGCAGCGTCGGCACCCCCGACGCGCCCATCGGCGACATCCCGGCCGTCGGCGTGAGCGCCGAGGTCGGCGCGCGCCTCGCCCGCCGGTTCGAGGGCGACACCGTCTCCGTCTCGGTCGACTGCGACACCCCCGACGCGACGAGCGGTAACGTCCACGCCCTCGTCGGCCCCCAATCGGGAGACGAGATACTCGTCACGAGCCACCTCGACGCCCACGACATCGCCGAGGGGGCCGCCGACAACGGGACGGGAACCGCCATGGTCGTCGAACTCGCGCGCATCCTCGCCGACCGGGAAGATGAACTCGACACCCGAATCCGGTTCGTCGCCTTCGGCGCTGAGGAGGTCGGTCTCGTCGGCTCGGCACACAAAGCCGAGCAGGCCGACTTCGAGTCGATAAAGGCCATCGTGAACTTCGACGGCGTCGCCAACGGGCGGACGCTGCGGTTCCACACCCACGACTTCGACGAGCTCGAGACCGCCGCCGAGGGCGTCGGCGACCGGTTCGGCCACCCCGTGAGCGTCGTTCCCGAGCAGTTGCCGCACTCGGACCACTGGCCGTTCGTCCAGTGGGGCGTCCCGGGTTACATGGTCGGCAGCGAGACGCAAGGCCGCGGCCGCGGGTGGGGCCACACCTACGCCGACACGCTCGACAAGCTCGAAGCGCGGACGTTCCGCGAGCAGGCAGTGCTGCTGGCGGAACTCGCCGTCGATCTCGCCGACGAGGAAACCGAGATTGCGCACAAAGCGCCCGAAGAGATAGCCGAGCGCATCGAAGCCGAAGACTACGCGCCGGGGATGAAGATAACCGGCGACTGGCCGTACTGA
- a CDS encoding thiolase domain-containing protein, with amino-acid sequence MTSVRVAGVGLTQFGRHPDRTGRDLFAEAALAARADAGVPRQDIEALHYGNFMGALAEHQAHQGPLVAEAAGLSCPATRYEQACASAGVAARQAIKDVRNGENDVVLVGGMERMTNLETAEVTESLAIAADELYEVRAGITFPGAYGLMAQAYFSQFGGDREDLAHIAAKNHRNAVNNEFAQYQREVSVEEALDSPPVAEPLHLFDACPITDGASALVLVSDEYAEEHDIDAPVEITGTGQGGDKMALQDRDHLAQTPAATKAAEEAYADSGRTPDDIDVAEVHDCFTIAEVLALESLGFYEPGEAIGAARRGETTRDGDRPINLSGGLKAKGHPVGATGGSQLVEMTRLLRGDHPNSDVVADAEIGLTHNAGGTVASAVVHVLEVVN; translated from the coding sequence ATGACTTCCGTACGCGTCGCCGGTGTCGGTCTCACGCAGTTCGGCCGCCACCCCGACCGGACCGGACGGGACCTGTTCGCGGAGGCCGCACTCGCCGCCCGAGCGGACGCGGGCGTTCCCCGTCAGGACATCGAAGCCCTCCACTACGGGAACTTCATGGGGGCGCTCGCAGAGCACCAAGCCCACCAGGGCCCGCTCGTCGCCGAGGCGGCAGGGCTCTCCTGTCCGGCGACCCGCTACGAGCAGGCGTGTGCCTCGGCGGGCGTCGCCGCTCGGCAGGCGATAAAAGACGTCCGCAACGGCGAGAACGACGTCGTCCTCGTCGGCGGGATGGAACGGATGACGAACCTGGAGACGGCCGAAGTCACGGAGTCGCTGGCTATCGCGGCCGACGAACTGTACGAGGTTCGCGCGGGCATCACCTTCCCCGGCGCGTACGGGCTGATGGCGCAGGCGTACTTCTCGCAGTTCGGCGGCGACCGCGAGGATCTCGCGCACATCGCCGCGAAAAATCACCGGAACGCCGTCAACAACGAGTTCGCCCAGTACCAGCGCGAGGTGTCGGTCGAGGAGGCGCTCGATAGCCCGCCCGTCGCCGAACCGCTGCATCTGTTCGACGCCTGTCCCATCACCGACGGCGCGAGCGCGCTCGTCCTCGTCAGCGACGAGTACGCCGAGGAACACGACATCGACGCGCCCGTCGAGATCACCGGCACCGGACAGGGGGGCGACAAGATGGCGCTGCAGGACCGCGACCACCTCGCGCAGACTCCCGCGGCGACGAAGGCCGCCGAGGAGGCGTACGCCGACTCGGGACGTACCCCCGACGACATCGACGTCGCCGAGGTCCACGACTGCTTCACCATCGCCGAGGTGCTCGCGCTCGAATCGCTCGGCTTCTACGAACCCGGCGAGGCCATCGGCGCGGCCCGCCGCGGCGAGACCACCCGAGACGGCGACAGACCCATCAACCTCTCCGGTGGGTTGAAGGCGAAAGGCCACCCCGTCGGCGCGACGGGCGGCAGCCAGCTCGTCGAGATGACGCGACTGCTCCGCGGCGACCACCCGAACAGCGACGTCGTCGCCGACGCCGAAATCGGTCTGACGCACAACGCGGGCGGCACCGTCGCCAGCGCCGTCGTCCACGTACTGGAGGTGGTGAACTGA
- a CDS encoding Zn-ribbon domain-containing OB-fold protein, with the protein MADTGYDDWIETVEAGEGYYLECPKGHGSLPPRRTCPHCGAFELEEEPLPESGNVETFSVIHVATPSFDGDTPYATAVVDFGPVRLTGVVRGVEFDDLDVGMSVGATVEEHETTGDPVVVFRPR; encoded by the coding sequence ATGGCCGACACGGGATACGACGACTGGATAGAGACCGTCGAAGCGGGCGAGGGGTACTACCTCGAATGCCCGAAGGGGCACGGGTCGTTGCCGCCGCGGCGCACCTGCCCGCACTGCGGCGCGTTCGAGCTGGAAGAAGAACCGCTCCCCGAGTCGGGGAACGTAGAGACGTTCAGCGTCATTCACGTCGCCACACCGTCGTTCGACGGCGACACGCCGTACGCGACGGCCGTCGTCGACTTCGGCCCGGTGCGACTCACGGGCGTGGTTCGCGGCGTCGAGTTCGACGACCTCGACGTCGGGATGTCGGTCGGCGCGACCGTCGAAGAACACGAGACGACCGGCGACCCCGTCGTCGTCTTCAGACCGCGGTAG